Proteins from a single region of Acidobacteriota bacterium:
- a CDS encoding TonB-dependent receptor translates to MGTFHSRIHESLSPFIWYQCRRAGHSWPHGSPMPKLFGNLAESDYNVANWLWPHGAWAAFGLAEFQQELNVALDTPQISMSPRTTCRPAWLGEIKMYTKMTEIVRMLVLLGVVSAGAIMAHAQAVTASITGTVKDGTGAVLPAAQVVVRNTDTGVARSVNADETGNFRVADLKPGPYEVTVTVAGFQTLVRSGITLLVGQLASLPLTLSVGAVAEQVTVTGELPLINTTGSAVSGVVEQERIESLPLNGRDFSQLPLIQPGVAAVRNGDVVVSKGYGARLAMGGSRPDQTAWLVDGTNINSPSNFGTPGSAAGVMLGVEAVREFQVLTSNYSAELGGTSGGVINMVTKSGTNTIHGSAYEFLRNDKLDARNFFDGRQKPAFKRNQFGFSLGGPIKQDNTFFFGNYEGLRQRQGNTLVSTVLDADVHRGIVPGSATPIAVASIVRPFLDYWPLPNGDIVRTAAGGPSGLAILSTVASTKVREDYFVTRGDHRITDKQSIFARVTFDQGNFTQPDLVPVYENVVKVHSRYSTIQHDYVISPGFLTTTRAAYNRTLMGGTEVPLGNHPAGLNVFNPDFPPTVTIPGATTIGPPGTNLLARVQNWYNIQEDIQMFRGRHSIKTGVSYSRIGTNIFNQLGALPGTLTWATIPAFLQDQTLQAFTGVAQGSDPYRAFRQQIFGVYVQDDWKMRQNFTWNLGLRYEPFSAPTEKHNRMSTVRDWVNDTAFTPGIGLFETPAKMNFSPRVGFAWAPGGDGKTAVRAGFGIFYVNLLSAYYGTPGGKNPPYAASTAAVLGNLATSIQRMKEIDAELLRPAFTPSTLMDFIQYDLDPTYEMKYNLSVERQLAGGVAVTLGYLGNRGIHLWRLADANNPAPITVDNRPFVVNGLPRPNRLVGAGTVRYSDAQGFYNALQMEAKKRFSHGFQFQTAYTWSRNIDDSTTGVAQTDFTPGTVGNTTQPHNPKADRSRSSLDIGQTFVVNGVFEIPSPTETGIAGALLHGWQVAGIFSASEGAPFTVYVSGRNAPDQTRQVGFQHPDLDSSRSFDSIVVGDPNRYFDATAFRIPPPAPAGFAAGSGFYGNAGRNIIEGPGLTSVDVSFQKTTHLPGREGLRLEFQANFFNLLNRANFANPRGAQSQVINPTNGSYIAGAGKITNTVTSSRQMQFGLKLAF, encoded by the coding sequence ATGGGCACATTCCATTCCCGCATCCATGAGAGTCTCTCTCCCTTCATCTGGTATCAATGTCGTCGGGCAGGACACTCTTGGCCGCACGGCAGCCCGATGCCAAAACTGTTTGGCAATTTGGCTGAGTCAGACTATAATGTCGCCAACTGGCTTTGGCCGCATGGGGCGTGGGCAGCCTTCGGCTTGGCCGAGTTTCAGCAAGAACTGAATGTAGCTTTGGATACGCCGCAAATTTCGATGTCGCCACGAACGACGTGCAGACCCGCGTGGCTGGGAGAGATCAAAATGTACACCAAGATGACTGAAATAGTCCGCATGCTCGTGCTGCTGGGAGTTGTGAGCGCAGGAGCGATCATGGCGCACGCGCAGGCCGTAACGGCCAGCATTACTGGCACGGTGAAGGACGGCACCGGGGCGGTGCTGCCGGCCGCGCAGGTGGTGGTGCGCAACACGGACACCGGCGTGGCCCGCTCCGTGAATGCCGATGAGACCGGCAATTTTCGCGTGGCCGATCTTAAGCCCGGCCCCTATGAAGTTACCGTTACCGTCGCCGGCTTCCAGACGCTGGTGCGCTCAGGCATCACTCTCTTAGTAGGCCAGCTGGCCAGCCTGCCGTTGACCTTGAGCGTAGGCGCGGTGGCCGAGCAGGTTACGGTTACAGGCGAGCTGCCGCTGATCAACACCACGGGCAGTGCGGTCTCCGGCGTGGTCGAGCAGGAGCGCATTGAATCGCTCCCGCTGAATGGCCGCGACTTCAGCCAGCTCCCGCTTATACAGCCCGGCGTGGCCGCGGTGCGCAACGGCGATGTGGTGGTCTCGAAAGGTTACGGCGCGCGGCTGGCCATGGGCGGCTCGCGGCCTGACCAGACCGCCTGGCTGGTGGACGGCACCAACATCAACAGCCCGTCGAACTTCGGCACGCCGGGCAGCGCCGCCGGCGTGATGCTGGGCGTGGAGGCGGTGCGCGAATTCCAGGTGCTCACCAGCAACTATTCAGCGGAACTCGGCGGCACCAGCGGCGGCGTCATCAACATGGTGACCAAGTCCGGCACAAACACGATTCACGGCTCGGCCTATGAGTTTCTGCGCAATGACAAACTCGATGCACGCAACTTCTTCGACGGTCGCCAGAAGCCTGCCTTCAAGCGCAACCAGTTCGGCTTCTCGCTCGGCGGGCCCATCAAGCAGGACAACACCTTCTTCTTCGGCAACTACGAAGGCCTGCGCCAGCGCCAGGGCAACACGCTGGTCTCGACCGTGCTCGATGCCGACGTGCATCGCGGCATCGTGCCCGGCTCGGCCACGCCCATCGCGGTGGCGTCCATCGTGCGGCCGTTCCTCGACTACTGGCCGCTGCCCAATGGCGACATCGTGCGCACCGCGGCGGGTGGACCCTCGGGTCTGGCGATTCTCTCCACGGTGGCCAGCACCAAGGTGCGCGAGGACTACTTCGTCACGCGCGGCGACCATCGCATCACTGACAAGCAATCCATCTTCGCGCGCGTCACGTTTGATCAGGGCAACTTCACGCAGCCCGACCTGGTGCCGGTATACGAAAACGTGGTGAAAGTGCATTCGCGCTACTCGACCATCCAGCATGACTACGTCATCTCGCCCGGCTTCCTCACCACCACGCGCGCGGCCTACAACCGCACGCTGATGGGCGGCACGGAAGTCCCGCTCGGCAACCACCCGGCCGGGCTGAACGTCTTCAACCCGGACTTCCCGCCGACGGTTACCATTCCCGGCGCAACAACCATTGGCCCGCCCGGAACCAACCTGCTGGCGCGCGTGCAGAACTGGTACAACATTCAGGAAGACATCCAGATGTTCCGCGGCCGGCACTCCATCAAGACCGGCGTGTCCTACAGCCGCATCGGCACCAACATCTTCAACCAGCTTGGCGCGCTGCCCGGCACGCTGACCTGGGCCACCATCCCGGCATTCCTGCAGGATCAGACGCTGCAGGCCTTCACCGGCGTGGCGCAGGGCTCAGACCCCTACCGCGCCTTTCGCCAGCAGATCTTCGGCGTATATGTGCAGGACGACTGGAAGATGAGGCAGAACTTTACCTGGAACCTCGGCCTGCGCTATGAGCCATTCAGCGCGCCCACTGAAAAACACAACCGCATGTCCACGGTGCGCGATTGGGTGAATGATACGGCGTTCACGCCCGGCATCGGGTTGTTTGAGACGCCGGCGAAGATGAACTTCTCGCCGCGGGTGGGCTTTGCCTGGGCGCCGGGCGGCGACGGCAAGACCGCCGTGCGCGCCGGCTTCGGCATCTTCTATGTGAACCTGCTGAGCGCCTACTACGGCACGCCGGGCGGCAAGAATCCGCCGTACGCGGCTTCCACCGCGGCGGTGCTGGGCAATCTGGCCACGTCCATTCAGCGCATGAAGGAGATTGACGCCGAGCTGCTGCGCCCCGCCTTCACCCCGAGCACCCTGATGGACTTCATTCAGTACGATCTCGACCCTACTTACGAAATGAAATACAACTTGTCAGTCGAGCGGCAGCTTGCCGGAGGCGTGGCAGTCACTTTGGGTTACCTGGGCAATCGCGGCATTCACCTGTGGCGGCTCGCGGACGCCAACAACCCGGCCCCGATCACCGTGGACAACCGTCCATTTGTGGTGAACGGCCTGCCGCGCCCGAACCGTCTGGTGGGCGCCGGCACGGTGCGCTACTCGGACGCGCAGGGCTTCTACAACGCGCTGCAGATGGAAGCCAAGAAGCGCTTCAGCCACGGCTTCCAGTTCCAGACCGCCTATACTTGGTCCCGCAACATTGATGATTCCACTACCGGCGTGGCGCAGACGGACTTCACTCCCGGCACCGTGGGCAACACCACGCAACCGCACAATCCGAAGGCCGACCGCAGCCGCTCCTCGCTCGACATCGGCCAGACCTTCGTGGTGAATGGCGTGTTTGAGATTCCCTCGCCCACCGAGACCGGCATCGCCGGCGCGCTGCTGCATGGCTGGCAGGTGGCCGGAATTTTCTCGGCCAGCGAAGGCGCGCCCTTCACCGTCTATGTCTCCGGGCGTAATGCTCCGGACCAGACCCGCCAGGTGGGCTTCCAGCACCCGGACCTCGACTCGAGCCGCTCGTTCGACAGCATCGTGGTGGGCGACCCGAACCGCTACTTCGACGCGACGGCCTTCCGCATCCCGCCGCCCGCGCCGGCCGGTTTCGCCGCCGGCAGCGGCTTCTACGGCAACGCGGGCCGCAATATCATCGAAGGCCCCGGGCTGACCAGCGTGGACGTGTCCTTCCAGAAGACCACGCACCTGCCCGGGCGTGAAGGCCTGCGCCTCGAGTTCCAGGCCAACTTCTTCAACCTGCTCAACCGCGCCAACTTCGCCAACCCGCGCGGCGCGCAGTCGCAGGTGATCAATCCGACCAACGGCAGCTACATCGCCGGAGCGGGCAAGATCACCAACACCGTTACCAGCTCGCGCCAGATGCAGTTCGGCCTGAAGTTGGCGTTCTAA
- a CDS encoding RluA family pseudouridine synthase encodes MLNRGYAFTTIISRKYHGQTLLSHLASLYPHSTPQAWQQKLNHGEVTLNGVTVTGSESVTLGQTLVWNRPPWIEPDSPQHFEVLFEDPYLLAVSKPSGLPTLPGAGFMENTLLRCVQRRTPNANPVHRLGRATTGIVLFAKTPQAASNLFANWNTPKIQKIYRAVGQNIAQHDAYEILTPIGLVPHPLIGSVWAANPSGKPSKSLAKVISRTTSTTTFEVSLNSGRPHQIRIHLASIGHPLVGDPLYGLNGQPLQNLPGLPGDGGYFLHAQYLKFNHPITGVQINLEAALPAGFPLHQ; translated from the coding sequence ATGCTCAACCGCGGCTATGCCTTCACCACGATCATCAGCAGAAAATACCATGGACAAACCCTGCTCTCCCACTTGGCAAGCCTTTACCCCCACTCAACCCCACAAGCTTGGCAACAAAAACTAAACCACGGCGAAGTCACCCTCAACGGTGTCACCGTCACCGGAAGCGAATCGGTCACTTTAGGCCAAACCCTTGTCTGGAACCGTCCACCCTGGATCGAACCAGACTCCCCTCAGCACTTCGAGGTGCTGTTTGAAGACCCATATCTATTGGCCGTAAGCAAACCCAGCGGGCTCCCCACCCTCCCCGGTGCGGGCTTCATGGAGAACACCCTCCTGCGCTGCGTGCAAAGGCGAACCCCCAACGCCAACCCTGTCCACCGGTTGGGCCGAGCCACCACCGGCATCGTCCTCTTCGCCAAAACACCGCAGGCGGCCTCTAATCTATTCGCAAACTGGAACACACCCAAGATTCAAAAAATCTACCGGGCGGTGGGTCAAAACATTGCACAACACGATGCCTACGAAATCCTTACACCCATCGGCCTCGTACCGCACCCGCTCATCGGTTCCGTGTGGGCCGCCAACCCAAGTGGCAAACCGTCAAAGTCATTGGCAAAGGTAATCTCACGCACCACCAGCACCACAACTTTTGAGGTAAGCCTAAATTCGGGCCGCCCTCATCAGATCAGAATACATCTGGCATCCATCGGCCATCCCCTGGTAGGCGATCCTCTGTACGGCTTAAACGGCCAGCCTCTTCAAAATCTCCCCGGCCTCCCCGGCGATGGAGGATATTTCCTGCACGCCCAATATCTGAAATTCAACCACCCCATCACCGGGGTACAAATCAATCTTGAGGCAGCTTTGCCGGCTGGATTCCCATTGCATCAGTAG
- the greB gene encoding transcription elongation factor GreB, giving the protein MRKGFTRIPKADQPATPGKNYITPSGLQRLQDEHRFLLNRERPAVTEVVAWAASNGDRSENADYQYGKRRLRQIDGRIRFLRKRIEAAEVVDPETPRAGPAATRAYFGATVRYANAAGVERVVSIVGTDEVDLDRNHISWVSPLGRALLKSAAGDRVGLQAPSGTEYLDVLEVCYERISVEPFREPPGSESSSKGTSRRSIPTDED; this is encoded by the coding sequence ATGCGAAAAGGGTTTACAAGAATACCGAAAGCAGACCAGCCCGCGACGCCAGGCAAAAACTACATAACTCCGAGCGGGCTGCAGCGTCTTCAAGATGAGCACCGGTTTCTGCTCAACAGGGAACGCCCGGCCGTGACGGAGGTGGTGGCGTGGGCTGCCAGTAACGGCGATCGGAGTGAAAACGCCGACTATCAGTACGGCAAGCGGCGGCTGCGGCAGATCGATGGGCGGATTCGCTTTCTCAGGAAGCGGATCGAAGCTGCGGAAGTGGTGGACCCGGAAACTCCGAGAGCGGGGCCGGCGGCCACGAGAGCATATTTCGGCGCGACCGTGCGCTATGCCAACGCCGCGGGAGTGGAGCGAGTGGTGAGCATCGTGGGCACCGACGAAGTCGATCTCGACCGTAACCACATCAGTTGGGTGTCGCCGCTGGGGCGCGCGTTGCTGAAGTCGGCAGCAGGCGACAGAGTTGGGCTCCAAGCGCCGAGCGGCACAGAATACCTAGACGTGCTGGAAGTGTGTTACGAGCGCATCTCAGTGGAACCGTTCCGTGAGCCGCCTGGATCCGAATCCTCGTCAAAGGGCACGTCTCGGCGATCCATTCCAACTGACGAAGATTAG
- a CDS encoding cyclase family protein, which yields MVVPKIIDLTYAFDERTIYWSAHEKFQHIPVAFGRTPAGYFYSSYTFAGSEHGGTHMDAPIHFAEGKLTVDQIPIERHIGPGFKISVADQAAQYPDYRITAADIQAWETKKGLTISPGAIVLIHTGWGRFWGDRKQYMGTDSAAEDAERHFPGIAQDAAEFLANVRKVSMVGIDTASLDHGPSSDFITHQVLNGANVAGLENVANLDQLPDTGYLVLALPMKIASGSGAPTRVVALLNAK from the coding sequence ATGGTAGTTCCCAAGATCATTGATCTCACCTATGCGTTCGACGAGAGGACCATCTATTGGTCGGCGCACGAGAAGTTTCAGCACATTCCCGTGGCATTCGGCAGGACTCCGGCAGGCTATTTCTACTCGAGCTACACCTTTGCGGGCAGCGAGCATGGCGGCACGCACATGGACGCCCCCATTCACTTCGCCGAGGGCAAACTAACCGTGGACCAGATTCCCATCGAGCGCCACATCGGCCCGGGATTCAAGATCAGCGTTGCGGATCAAGCAGCGCAGTATCCCGACTACCGCATCACCGCGGCGGACATTCAAGCTTGGGAGACGAAGAAGGGGCTGACTATTTCGCCCGGCGCAATCGTGCTGATCCACACCGGCTGGGGCCGCTTCTGGGGCGATAGAAAACAGTACATGGGCACCGATAGCGCTGCGGAAGACGCCGAGCGCCACTTTCCGGGCATCGCCCAGGACGCCGCTGAGTTTCTGGCGAACGTGCGCAAGGTTTCCATGGTCGGCATTGACACCGCCAGCCTCGATCACGGCCCCTCCAGCGACTTCATCACGCATCAGGTGCTGAACGGCGCCAATGTGGCTGGCCTTGAAAATGTGGCCAACCTCGACCAGTTGCCCGACACTGGCTATCTTGTGCTGGCGCTGCCGATGAAGATCGCCAGCGGCTCAGGCGCGCCCACACGCGTGGTCGCTCTTCTGAATGCGAAGTAA
- a CDS encoding tRNA-dihydrouridine synthase: protein MNFWQTLPKPIMVLAPMADVTDPAFRRIIAKCGKPDVMWTEFVSADGLFKGGYDALVKDLAFTEAERPIVAQFFTGIPEMMRKAAALAVELGFDGVDINMGCPDKGIVKSGAGAHLLRHPKLAQEIVLAAKEGAGALPVSVKTRIGWSRDEMETLLPVLLEAEPAVITIHARTRDEMSAVPARWEHVKRAVEIRDQSGRETLIFGNGDVASIQDAVEKATLSGCDGVMLGRAIFGNPWLFADSRRNLRNATEIWPAPEVKLPEEKLNVLLEHTCLYGEILPHKAFAIMKKHFKAYVSGWDGAKELRMKLMAANNAREFAAILESSVPAITVTGGAQCSDSRS, encoded by the coding sequence ATGAATTTTTGGCAGACATTACCGAAACCCATCATGGTGTTGGCGCCGATGGCCGACGTTACGGACCCGGCCTTCCGCCGCATCATCGCCAAATGCGGCAAGCCTGATGTCATGTGGACGGAGTTCGTCTCCGCCGACGGCCTGTTCAAAGGCGGCTACGACGCGTTGGTGAAGGACCTGGCATTCACGGAGGCTGAGCGGCCGATCGTCGCGCAATTCTTTACAGGCATCCCCGAGATGATGCGCAAGGCAGCAGCGCTGGCGGTGGAGCTGGGTTTCGACGGTGTTGACATCAACATGGGGTGCCCCGACAAGGGTATCGTGAAGTCCGGCGCCGGAGCGCACCTGCTTCGCCACCCGAAGCTCGCGCAGGAGATTGTGCTGGCGGCGAAAGAGGGAGCCGGCGCGCTGCCGGTCTCCGTCAAGACACGCATCGGCTGGAGCCGCGACGAAATGGAAACTCTGCTGCCCGTATTGCTCGAAGCCGAGCCCGCGGTCATTACCATTCACGCGCGCACGCGTGACGAAATGTCGGCGGTGCCTGCGCGGTGGGAGCACGTCAAGCGCGCCGTGGAAATTCGCGACCAATCCGGACGCGAAACGCTGATCTTCGGAAATGGTGATGTCGCCTCGATCCAGGACGCCGTGGAAAAGGCAACGTTATCAGGCTGCGACGGCGTGATGCTCGGCCGCGCCATCTTCGGCAATCCGTGGCTCTTCGCAGACAGTCGCCGGAATCTTCGCAATGCCACTGAAATTTGGCCCGCGCCGGAAGTTAAATTGCCGGAAGAAAAACTGAACGTGCTGCTGGAGCATACTTGCCTCTATGGGGAGATACTCCCGCACAAGGCATTCGCCATCATGAAGAAGCACTTCAAAGCTTACGTTTCAGGCTGGGATGGCGCCAAGGAGTTGCGGATGAAACTCATGGCCGCCAACAATGCGCGAGAGTTCGCGGCAATCCTTGAGAGTTCTGTTCCAGCAATCACCGTTACTGGAGGTGCGCAGTGTTCCGACTCGCGCTCGTAA
- a CDS encoding metallophosphoesterase, which produces MGFRFNILFFLILFNALPIFALVRSVRVWAAPERRRRILWCSLAIILLINLPISIFWYRSIYNNLYLFPATFLRFSFYPTVAWQSSAVLFTLLAGPVFLVWAAVLAIRLAAKALRAPTADPRTAAPLSHSEATPPSSSSAFGSPLTHRVLSRRALLTGGPGLIVPAMTLGLSAKMFLDDEVDISREMTIPMPHLPRSLDGMTIVQLSDLHAGPYIRRKEIAYWVHLANELKPDLVVLTGDMIDRNMDSLPDLLEGLRGLRPSLGQAPGLGAPQGAPPLGVPPLGVIAVLGNHDLSSDPSSTRGNLQGGERIAQAMQSIGIRTLRNEVLHIGASGPDLSNDLSRGQDRLAVLGMDWVRRRDGDNFFAYHGTETYEKLRQLTAQVQPETPTLLLAHHPDTFAEIKAAALAKEFSIGLTLSGHTHGGGQVVFFQWAGKSVGLTSVQFQYVSGLFQEAGCHLYVNRGLGYFGVPIRINCPPEISRFKLVRA; this is translated from the coding sequence ATGGGATTCCGTTTTAATATTTTATTTTTTCTGATCTTATTCAACGCACTGCCTATCTTCGCGCTGGTGCGCAGCGTTCGTGTCTGGGCGGCCCCAGAGCGTCGCCGACGGATTTTGTGGTGCTCGCTGGCGATCATTCTACTGATCAATTTGCCCATCAGCATTTTTTGGTACCGCTCGATATACAACAATCTCTATCTATTCCCCGCCACTTTTTTGAGATTCAGTTTCTATCCCACGGTGGCGTGGCAAAGTTCGGCGGTGTTATTCACTTTGCTAGCGGGGCCGGTGTTTCTTGTGTGGGCCGCGGTATTGGCGATACGTTTAGCGGCCAAAGCCCTGCGCGCGCCAACAGCGGATCCCCGCACCGCCGCGCCTCTTTCACACAGCGAGGCGACCCCGCCAAGTTCCAGCAGCGCATTCGGATCGCCGCTGACTCACCGTGTGCTGTCGCGTCGCGCCCTGCTGACCGGCGGGCCTGGGTTGATTGTTCCGGCGATGACGCTGGGGCTGAGCGCGAAGATGTTTCTGGATGATGAGGTGGACATCTCGCGGGAGATGACCATCCCCATGCCGCATCTGCCTCGTTCGCTTGATGGCATGACCATCGTACAACTTTCCGACCTCCACGCCGGCCCCTACATTCGCCGCAAGGAGATCGCATATTGGGTTCACTTGGCGAATGAGTTGAAGCCTGATCTGGTGGTTCTGACCGGTGATATGATTGACCGCAATATGGACAGCTTGCCGGATTTGCTGGAAGGTCTGAGGGGCCTGCGCCCGTCGTTAGGACAAGCACCGGGATTGGGGGCACCGCAAGGCGCGCCACCCTTGGGAGTGCCGCCCTTGGGAGTAATTGCCGTGTTGGGCAATCACGATTTGTCCTCCGACCCATCTTCCACGCGCGGAAATTTACAAGGCGGCGAGCGAATCGCGCAGGCCATGCAGTCCATCGGCATCCGCACGCTCCGCAACGAAGTGCTGCATATTGGTGCAAGCGGCCCTGACCTGAGCAATGACCTGAGCCGTGGGCAGGACCGGCTGGCGGTGCTGGGCATGGACTGGGTGCGGCGGCGCGATGGCGACAATTTCTTCGCCTATCACGGCACGGAGACGTATGAGAAACTTCGTCAACTGACCGCGCAAGTGCAGCCGGAGACGCCCACGCTGTTGCTGGCGCATCATCCCGACACGTTCGCGGAAATCAAAGCAGCGGCGCTGGCCAAGGAGTTCTCCATCGGGCTGACACTTTCTGGTCACACGCACGGCGGTGGCCAGGTGGTCTTCTTCCAGTGGGCGGGGAAAAGCGTGGGGCTGACCTCGGTGCAGTTCCAATATGTGAGCGGACTGTTCCAGGAAGCGGGCTGCCATCTCTACGTCAATCGCGGACTGGGCTACTTCGGCGTGCCCATCCGCATTAACTGCCCGCCAGAGATCAGCCGCTTCAAGCTGGTCCGCGCCTGA